The sequence CAGCTCCCGTCCAGGGCGCGGAGCGCGTACCGTAACAGGAAAACCTCGGTCCGCAGGTCGTCCCCCCGGAACCATGCGTCGGCGTCCTTCCGGGCGTCCGGCTCGGTTCTCGTCCGGAGCGTTCTGGATTTCGATTGAGGCGCCATCGATCGCTACCTTTATTACTGGAGGATGCACCGCAGAACCGGGACGTTCCTGAAATCAGCAGAACTTCCGCAAAAGCGGGACAGACGTCATGAATGTCCCGATCGCATAATTTAAGATGAAATATGAAGAATCGCCTGCAGGAAACGTCGGTATCCGTGGTCACGATCGGCCATTCGACGCGGGAACTTGGGGAATTTGTATCCCTTCTTCTCGAGAACGGCGTCTTGCGGATCGTCGACGTCCGGACCGTGCCCCGATCCCGGCATAACCCCCAGTTCAACCGGGAGACGCTGCCGGCCGCTCTGGAAGCGGCAGGCATCGGATACCTCCACCTGCCGGAGCTGGGAGGCCTCCGCCGCTCCCGCCCGGACTCCCCCAACGGCGGGTGGCGCAACGCATCGTTCCGGGGGTACACCGATTACATGCAGACGGACGCATTCGCCTCCGGCGTGGAGCGTCTCCTGGATGCGGCAAAGGAGGGGCGGA comes from Thermodesulfobacteriota bacterium and encodes:
- a CDS encoding DUF488 domain-containing protein, yielding MKNRLQETSVSVVTIGHSTRELGEFVSLLLENGVLRIVDVRTVPRSRHNPQFNRETLPAALEAAGIGYLHLPELGGLRRSRPDSPNGGWRNASFRGYTDYMQTDAFASGVERLLDAAKEGRIALMCAEAVPWRCHRSLIADALVAREISVEHILGKGRREVHALSPMGRTGTFLRTSADQGQT